Part of the Chitinophagales bacterium genome is shown below.
TGCAGGTAAACATTGAATGAACCACGGTTTGGATTCGGGTAAATATTAAATGTTGCGGGAGTGATGTTATCTTCCAATTGTTTTTCCAGGCAAGTGATCCGCTTGATTTTAGTAATAGCGGAAGTACTGGAGCAATCAAAATTATTGGTCTCCGTTACTTTGAAACTACCTGCTTTTTTTGTCTTGTAAGTGGATTGCGTTTCACCGGCCAGTATCACATTATTGCGGTACCAGGTATAGGTAATGCCAGGTCCTGTGTTAGCCGTGAGTGTCACCTTCACGTCTTTGCATTCTGTTACAGTACCAGCAGGACTAATGGTTGCGGTAAGCATATTTTCATCTATCTGCCCGTCGCAGTCATCATCAATCAGGTTGCAAAGATCAGGAGCTCCGGGATATATGGCTGCATTAGCATCGCTGCAATCAGAACCATTTGCAACATAACCTGATGGCGCATCACAGGCAAGCGTTGATATGCCGGCATCTCCAAAGCCATCCTGATCGGTATCAGCATAAAATAGCTGCTGAATTCCTTCATCCACCAGTCCATCGCAATTATCATCCGTACCGTTGCAGGTCTCCGCTGCGCCGGGATAAATGGAAGGATCATTATCATTGCAGTCCGTTGATGAAGTGAATCCATCACCGTCATTATCCGGAGCACTGATGGCTGTTACTGTCCCATCGAGTGTAATATTCAATACCTGCAGTGTGCCTGTTGTAGCAGATGCACTGAATCCGTAAATCCGCACATTAACGGCGCCGGTTGTGGTAAAGCCCATATTCCAGGAATAGTTCAGCACATTACCACAACTTGCATTCTTAGGTGCATGATCGATCCCTTCATCGGTCCATGTGGCTCCGCCATCTACACTGTATGCAAAGCGCGTGAGTGCAGGGCCGGTTGAGCTCCGCCTCAATCCTACCCAAAATGTCTGAATGTTGAGCTGATAACCGGTGTTGGGCATAACAGTAAACTCAACCGCTTTCAAACCGGTATTGAATACTGTGGCATTAGAGAATTTAGTAGCGGAAAATCCGGAAGCACAAGGTGATGCCGGCACAATGGCCCCGTTTACCCTGGTTAGAGAGGATCCTGTTGCATTAACATCCACAACCGATGGCAATCCGTTTATGCTGTTGGTGTAAATATATATCTGAGCATGCGCAATAACCGGCAAAAGTGCATAGGCAAAGAACGCCATAGCGGCGACAGTTTTGTAAAAAGAGTATTTCATAGCGAGTGGGTTTAGAGATTAAATAATTCGCTGCTCAATATAATAAAATGAATATGTATTTAATGCGGCTTTCAAAAGCATGGAGCAGTTAAAGATGCAGGCACGATAGCCTGATGGGAATTGCCGGATTACTTCCGTTTCGGAGATGCTTTTGCCGTTTTGTTAAACTCCAGCGCAAGGGAAATCCAATAAGCAAGTTTCTTCCTGGTATTGAGGGCTTCTATATCTACAAAAACATAGCCCTTCATAATTCTACCGGTAAAGTCCATGGGCCGGCAACCCTCTTTTTGCATCACCTCTTCATACTTTGCAGGATCGAGGCGAACCATCAGTCTTTCTTTTTCCACACCGACGCACATCTTGTCATTGACCATGAAACAGCGTCCGCCGAACATGCTCTTCTCTTCTACATTGTCATGTGTTTCAGCAATAATTTCCCTTACACGGTCAGCTAATTTCTGGTTGTAAGCCATAGATGTTTTTTAATGGGAACAAAATAAATGAACAAAGGGCAAAAGCAGCGCAAGTAATGTACATCAATCAGTAAAAGTTCCAAAATGCCAGAGGATTCCGGAAGGATCATGCACAAAACATTCTTTGCCCCAAGGCATTTGCCTCACCGGTATGAGGCGCACGCCTTCATATCTGGCAGGTAAATCCAGCAACTGCAATTCCTGCCAGAACAAATCCACGTCACTGACCTCCAAAAAAACCATGGTGTTGTCAATCCAGTCTTTCACATCGGCATCCTGCAGGTAAAATCCAAGGCTGCCGGTTTTGAAATAGGAAAGATTGTGGCTGATGATACTTTCTTCGAATCCAAGATCATGGTAAAATTTACGCGACAGGGTAAAATTCCTGGCGCCAATGAAGGGCCGGATGGACAATGCGCTATGTTTCATGTTGTTCGGCACAGAGGATGATAAACATTTTCAATGCAAAGAAATACTACTGTTTCATAATACAAAATATTCTAAAAATCACTCCTTCTTTACGTTGTTTCAATTACGAATGAAACAACAGCCATGCCGGGCATGAAGCTTAATGCAATACCATCAGCTTTTGCATCTTTACCTCTTTGCCGGATTTTAATACACAACCATAGCAGCCATCAGGTAACGCTTCTGTGTTTATGCGCACCTGCGTGACTGTTGCATCCATAGTTGCTGCGCCGCTTATCTCCTGCAGCACCCTGCCGGATAAATCGGTTATCAGCAGGGTAAAAGGCATATTGCCTGATGAAAATGTAACCAGTGTTTCGGATGATGCAGGATTGGGATAAAGGCGCATGATATCCGGAGCGTCCGTTTCATTTTCAGCTTCCTGCTGTGCAGTCATCAAACGAAGATCCGATGGATTGTATTTACTTATTGAACAGGTATTAATGTAACCGGTGAAGACCGATCCGGACTTTGCCGTAAAACCCGGCAGCAGGTTAATGTATTCGCTGCCTTTCACCGTCACATTCGCACCCGTATTGATGATTGTATTACAGGGTGCTGCATAGGAAGCGTTGAGTACAGTGGCATTGGAAACAGCTATAATGCCTTCTACTACCTGTGTAACCGGAAATGAATAGGTTCCACAGATGGAACCCAGTGCCGTCTGTGCATAATGCGCAATGCCAACCGCTTTAAAAGCCTCGCCAACAGTAATCACCGTGGGAGAGCAGCTGCCATAGAGATCAATCGCTGACTGGATAAAACAATTGCGCGTTGTAACAAAATCATCATCACCATCAATATAATGCATCATG
Proteins encoded:
- a CDS encoding T9SS type A sorting domain-containing protein is translated as MKYSFYKTVAAMAFFAYALLPVIAHAQIYIYTNSINGLPSVVDVNATGSSLTRVNGAIVPASPCASGFSATKFSNATVFNTGLKAVEFTVMPNTGYQLNIQTFWVGLRRSSTGPALTRFAYSVDGGATWTDEGIDHAPKNASCGNVLNYSWNMGFTTTGAVNVRIYGFSASATTGTLQVLNITLDGTVTAISAPDNDGDGFTSSTDCNDNDPSIYPGAAETCNGTDDNCDGLVDEGIQQLFYADTDQDGFGDAGISTLACDAPSGYVANGSDCSDANAAIYPGAPDLCNLIDDDCDGQIDENMLTATISPAGTVTECKDVKVTLTANTGPGITYTWYRNNVILAGETQSTYKTKKAGSFKVTETNNFDCSSTSAITKIKRITCLEKQLEDNITPATFNIYPNPNRGSFNVYLHLSENESASAIVEVINALGQKICSQRVMVNDGVLQHEITMNLADGIYIVRTEVGGRVYSSKIVCRQE
- a CDS encoding TfoX/Sxy family protein, whose product is MAYNQKLADRVREIIAETHDNVEEKSMFGGRCFMVNDKMCVGVEKERLMVRLDPAKYEEVMQKEGCRPMDFTGRIMKGYVFVDIEALNTRKKLAYWISLALEFNKTAKASPKRK
- a CDS encoding glyoxalase encodes the protein MKHSALSIRPFIGARNFTLSRKFYHDLGFEESIISHNLSYFKTGSLGFYLQDADVKDWIDNTMVFLEVSDVDLFWQELQLLDLPARYEGVRLIPVRQMPWGKECFVHDPSGILWHFGTFTD